In the genome of Besnoitia besnoiti strain Bb-Ger1 chromosome Unknown contig00046, whole genome shotgun sequence, one region contains:
- a CDS encoding uncharacterized protein (encoded by transcript BESB_058200) encodes MITVILKSNTFSCLKQSSGVVVYCNHKELGCLYLITGVIFSILGTIMSLFIRFELYSSGSRIICTETIATYNVIITIHGLAMIFMFLMPALYGGYGNFFVPIYIGGSEVVFPRTNAISYFLVPLVNLLV; translated from the coding sequence atgattaccgtgatattgaaatccaacacttttagctgtcttaagcagtccagtggggtggtggtgtactgcaatcataaagaacttggttgtctgtatctcataaccggagtcatcttcagtattctaggaactataatgtctttgtttattcgatttgagttatacagttctggatcgcggatcatttgtacagagacgatagctacttataatgtgataataacgatacatggcctagctatgatctttatgttcttaatgcctgctttgtacggaggatatggtaacttctttgtaccaatatatattggtggttcggaagtcgttttcccaagaactaacgcgatctcctattttctagtaccattagtgaatcttttggtctga